The Novipirellula aureliae sequence CTTGGCTGGCTGCTTGAATCGATGCATGGTCATCTTTGAGGCGGAAGGAGTCGTAGTCGACTTGTGATTCGAATTCGATGTGTCCGGCCAGCTTGGAGTCGGTCCTCACCGTTTCGGCTGCGGAGGTAAACGCTTTTCGAATCTCCTCCACAATGCGACTGCGAAATGCCGCATCATGGCTTCGCGCTTCGGCTTTTAACAGTACCTCGGGGGTGATAACGTTGGTGGCATCTCCGCCGTGAAAGACGCCGACGTTGGCGGTTCCAGCGCCTTCGGGCTTCTCAATTTTGCCGAGCCAACCCCGTTGGTGCAGATCGGCGACCGCCTTGGATGCCATCACAATCGCGCTGGCTCCTTTCTCGGGTGCAACGCCTGCATGCGCGGGCGTGCCATGCACGGTTATCGACATCCTTTCGCCACCAATCGCACCTACCGTAATTTTGTGTGGGTCACCGCCATCAAAATTGAAGGCTCGGTCGACTTGTCCAATGGCGGAGGTGTCGAGATGTCGGGCCCCGCGCAGACCGATTTCTTCTTGAATGAAAAACACGATCACAGCGGGCGGGAAATTCTCGTCGCCTTGGGCAAGTCGCTCAATCGCAGCGGTAAGTATCGCTGCACAACCGCTACGGTCATCCGCGCCGAGTCCCGTCTTGACGCTACTTCGCACCTGCGCACCATCGACGACCGGTTGGCTGCCGACGCAAATCGGCACCGTGT is a genomic window containing:
- a CDS encoding M20/M25/M40 family metallo-hydrolase encodes the protein MNNETALQRFLDLAAIPGRSGDELPVATHLIERLVEVGIDESQIHFDGAQSRTELKGNCGNLIVRLPGKGSGQTTMLSAHMDTVPICVGSQPVVDGAQVRSSVKTGLGADDRSGCAAILTAAIERLAQGDENFPPAVIVFFIQEEIGLRGARHLDTSAIGQVDRAFNFDGGDPHKITVGAIGGERMSITVHGTPAHAGVAPEKGASAIVMASKAVADLHQRGWLGKIEKPEGAGTANVGVFHGGDATNVITPEVLLKAEARSHDAAFRSRIVEEIRKAFTSAAETVRTDSKLAGHIEFESQVDYDSFRLKDDHASIQAASQAIEQVGRTPYCAVANGGLDANWLYRHGIEAVTLGCGQQNIHTVDERLEIADYLDACRMATWLIAEGA